Within the Salvia hispanica cultivar TCC Black 2014 chromosome 4, UniMelb_Shisp_WGS_1.0, whole genome shotgun sequence genome, the region CATTGGAGATTCAATCATCTTAACATACACAGGAGAGGATTGAAGAAATCCAGATGGATCAGCGCGAGTACACATTGGACGAAGACGACAGAAAAGTGCAAGTTGCGATTTCTGAAAACGACATGATAGTCTTGAAGAAGAGCATTTCTTGTTCTTATCCGAATTTGCCTTTCGACAAGGCACTACAGAAGGAGCATGAGAAGCTCGAAGCAGAGCTTCATCATTCGCAGTCTAATATGGATGTGAGCCACTGTCATGTGATCGAGCGTCTGCTCGAGGTAACTCAAACTGCAGCTGTGGCAGAGAAAAACTCGTCACATAAAGTTTCCGAGATGTCGGCCTCAGACCAGGAGCATCTTGCCGATGAGGATGATTCAAGAAAATACGATACTTCAAAGAGCTCAAGGTTCGTCTTGCACCATTGCATATGCCATTTTGTATATCCCTGTTGCTTGACTTGAGTCATTTGTTTCGACATTTCTGATTGTAGAGAAGCTGCGTTATCCTCGGGGGATAACATAATTTCAGCCAAGGTACCAGTTTGGCAAGACGAATGGCATGCAGATCTACTCGGCTGCTGTTCAGAGCCTTCCTTGTGTATGTTCTCTCCTCATCATCGCATTATCTTGTCATAGAAATTGTGCACGAATAGAGCAGAATGTATCTTTGTTCCGGTAGTGCTTGTTATCGTAGTATATGAGatgatattttgaaaatgtgatGGCAGGTGTAAAGACCTTTGTTTATCCTTGCGATACGATTTCAAAGATAGCATCCGTGGCAACTAATGAGGATATATGTGAGTACATCTACGACATTTTAAACGATTGCGGTAGCATTCTTCTGATAATTGCAATTGCATAAGGAAAGTATCAAGTAAGGATTTTTATCATTTGACAGCCTCAGGAGATGCTTGTAATGAGATAATGGCCTATTCCCTGATACTATCATGCTGTTGCTACACATGTTGTCTAAGAAGAAAGCTTCGACGGGCTCTGAACATCAGGGTGCGTATCTCGCTCATTGTTAAGTTCTATGTTATGTCTATGCAAGATAATGGAGACATCAAGATCTAACTCCTTGCAGGGTGGTTTGTTTGACGATTGCTTGTCGCATTTCATGTGTTGTTGCTGCGCGCTCGTCCAAGAATGGAGAGAAGTAGAGATACGCGGTAAGACTTGTTTTGCAAGAACCTATTTCTTTACCAAGCCACCACCACAAGCACCGCGACGACTTGTGATTGTGAACTGTGTGAGTTGTTTGGACAGGTGCGAAGAAGACGAGGACGAGCCCTCCGCCGTCTCAGCAGATGGAGGACTACTGAATGATCAGTGTTCATATGAGTCGAAATTCTGCAGATTAATTTGAACTTGTTCAGGTAGTTAAGCCACTAATTTAACATGCTAAAAAACAGAAGCTACTCGttgataaatatgaatatttactttgtaccaacttttttttataaaatctcTGTAgttaatgattaattttagGATGGATAAGAATATTCAGTGCTGTGAAGtctacaataaaaattactcctacATATACCGGGCGAATTTCACACTGCGTGAGTTTTTAGtcataaagttaaatttaaaattttaatttttaaatactaataaatttgtgTGAGTTGGCTGCATAGTtttaattctatatatatagttatagttatgacttatgagatgagaaataatatataaattaataattttaattaaatttaatattgaaattaaaaaacaaatgaaggGTGgcaaaggaaagaagaagataattttgaataatatcatgtttagtacatcattgaaataatatcatactgaaatagttaaaatgaaaagatgaaATTGCCCAAATCCAAGACTACTGacgatattttaaaaatccagAGACTATGGATTGGACAAGATAAACCTATAGTCCTAGaccatttttataattcactctaaatatgtatcataaattcataatacaTTATATAATGGGATAATGAAACGATGACACAATTATAATAGAAGAATTTAAACATCCGATCATCAATGAGTGAAATCTTGAATAAgatattaacaaaatcaatttagaagccaaaaaaaataaataatttatcgATATATGAATGTCA harbors:
- the LOC125218050 gene encoding protein MID1-COMPLEMENTING ACTIVITY 1-like, whose translation is MSAWDHFGEAANIIQLTGLNGVALVGLIVKAANRARMHKKNCREFAQHVKLIGNLLEQLKISELKRYPETREPLEQLEDALRRAYLLVNSCQERSYLYLMAMGWNIVYQFRRAQEEIDRYLRIIPLIALLDNTRVKERIEEIQMDQREYTLDEDDRKVQVAISENDMIVLKKSISCSYPNLPFDKALQKEHEKLEAELHHSQSNMDVSHCHVIERLLEVTQTAAVAEKNSSHKVSEMSASDQEHLADEDDSRKYDTSKSSREAALSSGDNIISAKVPVWQDEWHADLLGCCSEPSLCVKTFVYPCDTISKIASVATNEDISSGDACNEIMAYSLILSCCCYTCCLRRKLRRALNIRGGLFDDCLSHFMCCCCALVQEWREVEIRGAKKTRTSPPPSQQMEDY